From Candidatus Effluviviaceae Genus V sp., the proteins below share one genomic window:
- a CDS encoding ATP-binding cassette domain-containing protein, which produces MNGVPVRSQQNERTRRPAVEFVGVTKTFPGAAGGVGLRELSLTVPAGVVAALVGPNGCGKTTALRIAATLVSPSRGAVRILGADCVREAHRVRRTIGLSLGAMRSFYWRLTAAGNLTFFAALRGVPAARVGRHVRELAEELGVAGALGAPA; this is translated from the coding sequence ATGAACGGCGTGCCGGTCAGAAGTCAGCAGAACGAGCGCACCCGGCGTCCGGCGGTCGAGTTCGTTGGCGTGACGAAGACGTTTCCGGGCGCCGCGGGCGGGGTCGGCCTCAGGGAGCTTTCTCTGACGGTCCCGGCAGGGGTGGTGGCCGCGCTCGTCGGACCGAACGGCTGCGGCAAGACGACGGCCCTCCGCATTGCGGCGACCCTCGTGTCGCCGAGTCGAGGCGCCGTCCGCATTCTGGGGGCCGACTGCGTCCGGGAAGCTCACCGCGTGCGACGGACCATCGGACTCTCGCTCGGAGCGATGCGGTCGTTCTACTGGAGGTTGACGGCCGCGGGGAACCTGACGTTCTTCGCTGCGCTCCGCGGCGTGCCGGCCGCCCGCGTCGGGCGGCACGTTCGGGAGCTGGCCGAGGAACTGGGGGTCGCCGGGGCGCTCGGCGCCCCGGCCC